A region from the Tahibacter amnicola genome encodes:
- a CDS encoding DUF2891 domain-containing protein, with translation MRRWLATYLLCVALALPGIAIATQLARTTAGETLQEAAATRFAQLALSCLHQEYPNKISHVMQSDADVRPPRLLTPAFYGCYDWHSAVHGHWLLVRLLRLFPNASFAADARAALAASFTPENIAREVEYLGHPKRASFERPYGLAWVLQLSAELRSWNDPQARQWTGALAPLETLAASRIRTWLPVLHYAIRTGEHDQTAFSFGLIWDWARVAGDAEMTSLLRTTAGRFYRDNRNCPLAYEPAGQDFLSPCLAEADFMRRVLAPDDYAKWLTEFLPQIPTKHSAQWLDPGVVTDRTDPKLAHIDGLNLSRAWMLEGIAHGLKPKDKRVAALRSAAALHRDTALPAVTGEHYEGGHWLGTFAVYLTSRAGVQ, from the coding sequence ATGCGTCGATGGCTGGCCACATACCTGCTTTGCGTCGCTCTGGCCCTGCCCGGCATCGCGATAGCGACGCAGCTCGCGCGCACCACGGCCGGGGAAACACTCCAGGAAGCCGCCGCAACCCGTTTCGCCCAGCTCGCCCTCAGCTGTCTTCACCAGGAATATCCCAACAAGATCTCGCACGTGATGCAGAGCGACGCCGATGTGCGTCCGCCGCGCCTGCTGACGCCTGCCTTCTATGGCTGCTACGACTGGCATTCCGCTGTGCACGGCCACTGGTTGCTGGTACGACTCCTTCGCCTGTTCCCCAATGCCTCATTCGCCGCCGATGCGCGCGCGGCGCTGGCGGCAAGCTTCACGCCGGAGAACATCGCCCGGGAAGTTGAGTATCTCGGCCATCCCAAGCGCGCCTCGTTCGAACGCCCCTATGGACTCGCCTGGGTGCTGCAGCTGTCGGCAGAATTGCGCAGCTGGAACGATCCGCAGGCCCGGCAGTGGACTGGTGCACTCGCTCCGCTTGAGACGCTGGCCGCCTCCAGGATCAGAACGTGGCTGCCCGTACTGCACTACGCCATCCGTACCGGCGAGCACGACCAGACCGCATTCTCCTTCGGACTGATCTGGGATTGGGCCCGCGTCGCCGGCGATGCCGAAATGACATCACTGCTGCGTACGACCGCCGGGCGCTTCTACCGCGACAATCGAAACTGCCCCCTCGCCTACGAGCCCGCCGGCCAGGATTTTCTCTCGCCGTGCCTGGCGGAGGCGGATTTCATGCGGCGCGTGCTGGCGCCCGACGACTACGCGAAGTGGCTCACGGAGTTCCTGCCGCAAATCCCGACGAAGCACAGCGCACAGTGGTTGGACCCCGGCGTCGTCACGGATCGCACGGATCCGAAGCTTGCCCACATCGACGGGCTCAATCTCAGCCGTGCGTGGATGCTGGAAGGAATCGCGCACGGGCTGAAACCGAAGGACAAGCGCGTAGCCGCACTGCGATCAGCTGCTGCACTCCACCGCGACACCGCATTGCCGGCAGTGACCGGCGAACACTACGAGGGCGGACACTGGCTGGGGACGTTTGCGGTGTACCTGACCAGCCGGGCGGGCGTCCAGTAG
- a CDS encoding DUF3103 domain-containing protein: protein MKRNTCSLAMAVMAIAIVTSGAVLPGIAHAAEKAAIGFAEPADGARMAKAQKTANALRTASASVRNALYNAITARGGRLAYSEMPLAAPIPALSDTHDAQTKMQLELLKRDGDPVAVLYTSDDDDDVGTVYHGYSVSTGASLTRTYNEVNFSRSSYLIVDDHSEIQLSELVAEANAEVQTQLTAFRHTGSIGALRWGGKPGALRMEAEPGSRDSATSIAPVPSAAATNGSRTWLTSVLHSIRADEEVKAAGDAEIYAIVVGYSYEGEPLMEVIQMPYFDRRYTTYTPDQVMVQWGIRENGVVDWDRAPWFEMIIMEYDRKESFQEVIQIALEKVTEVAVAAGGNPVIGMAGAAASAIVGAIPDYVFRGEDDYLDSFHLLQYNTPFKGRGAANNIHIDLVPHEMTFNTGTVFADLSVKQIVASGGSFYPYQKLPATVSVTNEGVLPSASWSAKFYLVPALGGTPVHIATGTAGSLNHNQVFNQHVDLPLNNAAVTPGAYRLRVDIETDGDVQPTNNSRTTTWSALIHVKAAPGPGDLIWAKPDLKATYIVGVQGDYDTSDTVETWFGFNNIGGGVGDFDVHFWAVHQSTGVVKYLAKGQSGGLTAGQSYAGIVDLPLTGLAPGQHKLVMQIAGVQGEGWTNNNIVPSLGTISVRADLTGELGN from the coding sequence GTGAAACGCAACACCTGTTCCCTGGCCATGGCCGTCATGGCCATCGCCATCGTCACCTCGGGAGCCGTTCTTCCCGGCATTGCCCACGCCGCGGAAAAAGCGGCAATCGGGTTTGCCGAACCAGCCGACGGCGCGCGCATGGCCAAGGCGCAGAAGACTGCCAATGCCTTGCGCACTGCGTCGGCGTCTGTTCGCAACGCACTCTACAACGCGATCACCGCACGTGGCGGCCGGCTGGCCTATTCGGAAATGCCGCTGGCGGCTCCCATTCCGGCCCTTTCAGACACCCATGATGCTCAGACAAAGATGCAGCTTGAGCTGCTCAAGCGCGACGGCGATCCCGTAGCCGTGCTCTACACCTCCGACGACGATGACGATGTTGGCACTGTTTACCACGGCTACTCTGTCAGCACCGGAGCATCGTTGACCCGCACCTACAACGAGGTGAACTTCAGCCGCAGCTCCTACCTGATCGTCGATGACCACAGCGAAATCCAGCTGAGCGAACTGGTCGCCGAAGCCAACGCAGAAGTGCAGACCCAGCTGACCGCCTTCCGTCACACCGGATCAATCGGCGCGCTGCGTTGGGGTGGAAAGCCTGGCGCGCTCCGAATGGAAGCCGAGCCCGGTTCACGTGATTCGGCCACGTCCATTGCACCGGTGCCCAGCGCCGCTGCGACCAACGGATCCAGGACCTGGCTGACGTCCGTGCTGCACAGCATCCGTGCGGATGAAGAGGTAAAGGCTGCAGGTGACGCGGAGATCTACGCCATCGTCGTGGGCTACTCCTACGAGGGTGAACCGCTGATGGAGGTCATCCAGATGCCGTATTTCGACCGCCGCTATACCACCTACACGCCGGACCAGGTGATGGTGCAATGGGGCATCCGGGAGAATGGCGTGGTCGACTGGGACCGTGCGCCGTGGTTCGAAATGATCATCATGGAATACGACCGCAAGGAGAGCTTCCAGGAAGTCATCCAGATTGCGCTGGAAAAGGTCACGGAAGTCGCCGTGGCCGCAGGTGGAAATCCCGTGATCGGAATGGCCGGCGCCGCGGCCTCGGCCATTGTCGGGGCCATACCCGATTATGTCTTCCGCGGCGAGGACGACTACCTCGATTCGTTTCATCTCCTGCAGTACAACACGCCGTTCAAGGGGCGGGGTGCCGCCAACAATATCCACATTGACCTTGTTCCCCACGAGATGACGTTCAACACCGGCACCGTCTTTGCCGACCTCTCCGTCAAGCAGATTGTGGCCTCGGGCGGCAGCTTCTATCCGTACCAGAAACTGCCCGCTACGGTCTCCGTCACCAACGAAGGCGTGCTGCCGTCGGCGAGCTGGTCGGCGAAGTTCTACCTGGTGCCGGCCCTGGGCGGTACGCCGGTCCACATTGCGACGGGTACTGCCGGCAGCCTGAATCACAACCAGGTGTTCAACCAGCACGTCGATCTGCCGCTCAACAATGCGGCCGTTACGCCGGGCGCGTACCGCCTGCGCGTGGATATTGAAACCGATGGCGACGTGCAGCCCACCAACAACTCCAGGACGACCACCTGGTCTGCGCTGATCCATGTGAAGGCGGCGCCGGGGCCGGGGGACCTGATCTGGGCCAAACCGGATCTCAAGGCGACCTACATCGTCGGGGTGCAGGGCGACTATGACACCAGCGACACAGTGGAAACCTGGTTCGGCTTCAACAATATCGGCGGCGGCGTGGGCGATTTTGACGTGCACTTCTGGGCCGTGCACCAGTCGACCGGCGTGGTGAAGTACCTGGCCAAGGGGCAGAGCGGCGGACTCACCGCGGGCCAGAGCTACGCCGGCATCGTCGACCTGCCGTTGACGGGCCTTGCGCCGGGCCAGCACAAGCTGGTGATGCAGATAGCCGGCGTGCAGGGTGAGGGCTGGACGAACAACAACATCGTGCCTTCCCTGGGCACGATCAGCGTACGGGCAGACCTGACCGGCGAACTGGGCAATTGA
- a CDS encoding DMT family transporter, translating into MALSSHNKALLQIHFCVMLWGFTAILGKLITLPAIALVWWRMLVVTLALLLVPRVWRNLRVLPGRLVAIYSGIGAVVALHWLTFYGAIKLANASVAVTCVALSPVFLALVEPWIARRAFDLRELLLGMAVVPGVALVVGGMPGHMHKGLFVGVLSAVLVAIFAALNKRFVNEADALTVTGIELGAGTVLLTLLAPLLPHTGALFPLPGLHDTLWLGVLAFGCTLLPFTLSLVALRHLSTFTTQLAINLEPVYAIGLAALLFGEQRELDLRFYVGVTIIVGAVLVQPLLASGRARR; encoded by the coding sequence GTGGCGCTCTCATCCCATAACAAAGCCCTGCTGCAGATCCACTTCTGCGTGATGCTGTGGGGCTTCACCGCTATCCTGGGAAAGCTCATCACCTTGCCGGCGATCGCACTGGTGTGGTGGCGAATGCTCGTGGTGACGCTGGCACTGCTGCTCGTTCCCCGCGTCTGGCGCAACCTGCGCGTTCTGCCGGGCCGTCTTGTGGCCATCTATAGTGGTATCGGAGCCGTCGTCGCCTTGCACTGGCTGACCTTCTACGGGGCGATCAAGCTGGCCAATGCCTCGGTGGCGGTCACCTGTGTTGCACTGAGCCCGGTCTTCCTCGCACTGGTTGAGCCCTGGATCGCGCGGCGCGCATTCGATCTGCGCGAGCTGCTGCTGGGAATGGCTGTCGTGCCCGGTGTCGCACTGGTGGTCGGCGGTATGCCGGGTCATATGCACAAAGGACTGTTTGTCGGCGTGCTGTCAGCGGTGCTGGTCGCGATCTTCGCCGCCTTGAACAAGCGCTTCGTGAATGAGGCAGACGCGCTGACGGTTACCGGCATCGAACTGGGGGCAGGTACCGTGCTGCTGACGCTATTGGCACCGCTATTGCCCCACACCGGCGCCCTGTTCCCGCTGCCGGGCCTGCACGATACGTTGTGGCTGGGCGTGCTGGCCTTTGGCTGCACCCTGCTGCCGTTCACCTTGTCGCTGGTGGCGTTGCGCCACCTCAGCACCTTCACCACGCAGCTGGCAATCAATCTGGAGCCGGTGTATGCGATCGGGCTTGCCGCGCTTCTGTTCGGCGAGCAGCGCGAACTGGACCTGCGGTTCTACGTGGGTGTGACGATCATTGTTGGCGCTGTGTTGGTACAGCCACTCCTGGCGAGCGGCAGAGCGCGGCGATAG
- a CDS encoding VOC family protein — protein MPPKNTICLWYDGGALDAATFYAKIFPDSAVGKILRAPGDYPSGKEGDVLTVEFTVLGIPCVGLNGGPQFKQTEAFSFQVATDDQVETDRLWDAIVGNGGQESACGWCKDKWGLSWQITPRALTAAITDPDPAAAKRAFDAMMGMRKIDIATIEAARRG, from the coding sequence ATGCCCCCCAAGAACACGATCTGCCTGTGGTACGACGGCGGCGCCCTGGACGCCGCTACGTTCTACGCAAAGATTTTCCCGGACAGTGCCGTGGGCAAGATCCTCCGGGCGCCCGGCGACTACCCGTCGGGAAAAGAAGGTGATGTGCTGACGGTGGAATTCACCGTGCTCGGCATTCCCTGCGTGGGCCTCAACGGCGGCCCCCAGTTCAAGCAAACGGAAGCGTTCTCATTTCAGGTGGCAACGGACGATCAGGTCGAAACCGACCGTCTTTGGGACGCCATTGTCGGCAACGGTGGGCAGGAAAGCGCATGCGGCTGGTGCAAGGATAAATGGGGATTGTCCTGGCAGATCACGCCGCGTGCGTTGACGGCTGCCATCACGGATCCCGATCCGGCGGCGGCCAAGCGCGCGTTCGACGCGATGATGGGGATGCGGAAGATAGATATCGCGACCATCGAGGCTGCCCGCCGCGGCTGA
- the lepB gene encoding signal peptidase I yields the protein MRSRKLAETWRRNRSFVLFLLLMVVFRSSLADWNSVPTGSMLPTIVPGDRILVDKMAFDLNVPLTHWSLHRFGDPERGDIVTFDSAIAKTRLVKRVVGRPGDTIQLVDNRLFVNGQPAQYSDYSETPDGQYATETVAGVSHRIRLDRRSASRYANFGPVTLPSGHYFMMGDNRDNSADSRVIGPVPRDEIVGRTRRVAASFNPDNYYLPRKDRLLRTL from the coding sequence ATGCGCTCAAGAAAACTGGCGGAAACCTGGCGTCGCAATCGCAGTTTCGTGCTCTTCCTGTTGCTGATGGTGGTGTTCCGCAGCTCATTGGCGGACTGGAACAGCGTTCCGACAGGATCGATGCTGCCGACGATCGTCCCCGGTGACCGCATCCTGGTCGACAAGATGGCCTTTGATCTCAACGTTCCACTGACGCACTGGAGTCTGCACCGGTTCGGCGACCCGGAGCGCGGCGACATCGTCACCTTCGACTCGGCCATCGCGAAGACGCGCCTGGTCAAGCGCGTCGTCGGGCGGCCCGGCGACACGATCCAGCTCGTCGACAACCGGCTTTTCGTCAATGGTCAGCCTGCACAGTACTCGGACTATTCGGAGACGCCCGATGGGCAGTACGCGACCGAAACGGTCGCCGGGGTGTCGCACCGCATCCGGCTCGATCGACGCAGCGCGAGCCGCTATGCCAACTTTGGTCCGGTCACCCTGCCGTCCGGCCACTATTTCATGATGGGAGACAACCGCGACAACAGTGCGGACAGCCGAGTCATAGGTCCGGTGCCGCGCGATGAGATCGTCGGACGGACGCGCCGTGTGGCAGCGTCATTCAATCCCGACAACTACTATCTGCCACGCAAGGACCGCCTGTTACGGACGTTGTAG
- a CDS encoding proprotein convertase P-domain-containing protein, whose translation MISRNRGRLPLALAIAGIVASFPGVATSATADAALSDALVTEKLYVLPAPDTSKMDTADGAKGKPFQYGVVIPQKIDALARSLGTWEDLGKKDARWRWTVASPGAQALEFQFSRLRLPKGAVLTLRGADDSAVRTITADDLANPYFRTAYVPGERVTLQLDVTQDARYFVEMALESVTHAYRLPFGQEGMAIRSASCNVDVACTSGNQTQNQIASVGHYTFLDGGLSYVCTGTLMANTSMDGRPFFLTANHCLEQEVVADTVVVYWNYESATCRVPGSAASGTALGKIYATHTQSGATLRATYGPTDFTLLELDTDAPRNALPFFAGWDRSAGMPTSTYTIHHPNGDEKRISRDYNAPAPSGYYLAANVGSSHIRVADWDSGTTEGGSSGAPLFNPSGRVIGQLHGGNAACGNNSPDWFGRLAESWIGGGNAGSRLRDWLDPINSNVLSMSGHHGGTKYQNTTDTGIPDNNTPVDVTINVPAVGNAGNVGPNSSIRVRIQHTYIGDLEVKLIAPDGDTYLLRNLAGGSSDNLHEIYLKNLSGSPKAGAWKLRVTDKSPGDSGWVDYFGLGGTGWN comes from the coding sequence ATGATTTCTCGCAATCGAGGCCGTCTCCCGCTGGCTCTCGCGATCGCTGGCATTGTTGCTTCGTTCCCGGGCGTCGCGACCAGTGCTACAGCGGACGCAGCGCTGAGCGATGCGCTGGTCACCGAAAAGCTCTACGTGCTGCCAGCGCCCGATACCTCAAAGATGGACACGGCCGACGGCGCCAAAGGAAAACCCTTCCAATACGGCGTCGTGATTCCCCAGAAGATCGACGCGCTCGCACGTTCGCTGGGCACCTGGGAAGATCTGGGCAAGAAGGACGCCCGCTGGCGCTGGACGGTGGCATCGCCCGGGGCACAGGCGTTGGAATTCCAGTTCTCCCGCCTGCGCCTGCCCAAGGGCGCCGTCCTGACGCTGCGCGGTGCCGACGATTCCGCCGTGCGCACCATTACGGCCGACGACCTTGCCAATCCGTACTTCCGCACGGCATACGTGCCGGGCGAACGCGTGACCTTGCAGCTGGATGTCACGCAGGATGCCCGCTACTTCGTCGAAATGGCGCTCGAATCCGTGACCCACGCGTATCGACTTCCGTTCGGCCAGGAAGGAATGGCCATCCGCTCCGCGTCCTGCAACGTCGATGTGGCCTGCACTTCCGGCAACCAGACACAGAACCAGATCGCCTCCGTCGGTCACTACACCTTCCTCGACGGCGGCCTGAGCTACGTCTGCACTGGCACGCTGATGGCCAATACCAGCATGGACGGGCGGCCCTTTTTCCTGACGGCCAATCACTGCCTGGAGCAGGAAGTTGTCGCCGATACGGTCGTCGTGTACTGGAACTACGAGAGCGCGACCTGCCGCGTGCCCGGATCGGCGGCCAGCGGCACGGCGCTCGGAAAGATCTATGCGACGCACACGCAGTCCGGCGCGACCCTGCGCGCCACCTACGGACCGACGGACTTCACCCTGCTGGAACTGGACACCGATGCGCCCAGAAACGCACTGCCGTTCTTTGCCGGCTGGGATCGTAGCGCCGGCATGCCTACCTCGACGTACACCATTCATCATCCTAATGGGGATGAGAAGCGCATCTCGCGTGACTACAACGCGCCGGCGCCCTCGGGCTACTACCTCGCCGCCAACGTCGGCAGCAGCCATATCCGTGTCGCTGACTGGGATTCCGGTACCACCGAAGGCGGTTCCTCCGGTGCGCCCTTGTTCAATCCGTCGGGACGGGTTATCGGCCAGCTGCATGGCGGCAATGCGGCCTGTGGCAACAACTCGCCGGACTGGTTCGGTCGCCTGGCTGAATCGTGGATTGGTGGCGGTAATGCCGGCAGCCGTCTGCGGGACTGGCTGGATCCGATCAATTCCAATGTGCTCAGTATGTCCGGGCATCACGGCGGCACGAAATACCAGAACACGACCGACACCGGCATTCCCGACAACAACACGCCGGTTGACGTGACCATCAATGTGCCGGCCGTCGGAAATGCGGGCAACGTCGGTCCGAACAGCAGTATCCGTGTCCGCATCCAGCACACCTATATCGGCGACCTGGAAGTGAAGCTGATCGCGCCGGACGGCGACACCTACCTGCTGCGCAACCTGGCCGGCGGATCCAGCGACAACCTGCACGAGATCTACCTGAAGAACCTGAGTGGCTCGCCGAAGGCCGGTGCGTGGAAGTTGCGCGTGACGGACAAGTCGCCGGGCGACAGCGGTTGGGTCGACTACTTCGGGCTCGGCGGCACCGGATGGAACTGA
- a CDS encoding serine/threonine protein kinase → MSFPRRGRVLDVITPLPPRRHGIPVREHVGRSARRLRTMNGTASDPEDWAKLDQLLSHAIDLEESDRVVWLRDLRRDDPVVAARIERLLALADTGSVLDVLMSQPMLEGALAQFTDVSSGTRFGSWVIQRHLGVGGMAEVYLARRGLEEGEQFAALKLIATGMARPDAFGKFIREAAILSQLNDPRIARLIDTGRAEDGRPWLAMEYVDGDPLDVGCDRRGLGVRERVGLLIEVALAVDHAHRHLVVHRDIKPANVLLCADGNAIRLLDFGIAKVLAHTDQDPASATRVFTPHFASPEQLSGAPVGIASDVYQLGVLTYLLLTGTRPFRAVDQNPAALVAAMQEGAVPPSVAVLANPERQLARTGVRAERVSAILEGDLDTIVRKAMAGEPERRYLSARDLAEDLIRWCNAEAIAARPDAWYRATKRIRRHWAIVTAAALVLTLVVAYALTVTWQREALQVERDAARKALARAEMTRRFLMRVIGTANPVGAQSGTRNIKEALIEATDAVETEFRGQPEVAAEAYAELGQTFQGMEDPVNAERAFRRALDSVPAGAAPDARTVSLLAIALADLGRVDDGKVLIDQNRERIALHFGEASNEHVLALYATARVGKALLKSASDKTALEAEIIAALQRALALHNTLHPPAANGLDHEVDGVRSDIESAIGEALLRAGKMEEAVVYLRRHYGLQLRMHGPAAARTLSARMNLATTLQKLEKYAESGALLAGLVEAMRRAYGSEPNRMVAFALGALGNQARLTGAHADAAGYWASAEAEAAGAMGADHPWLGTARFRQAEALALDGRREEAIAMLEELTRRQGRTDDLVTRASALLASTREGGAR, encoded by the coding sequence ATGTCGTTTCCGCGGCGCGGCCGCGTATTGGATGTCATCACGCCGTTGCCGCCACGACGGCATGGCATCCCCGTCCGGGAACACGTCGGCCGATCTGCCAGGAGATTACGCACTATGAATGGAACCGCGTCAGATCCGGAGGATTGGGCCAAGCTCGACCAGTTGCTCAGCCACGCCATCGACCTGGAGGAGAGCGATCGCGTCGTCTGGCTGCGTGATCTGCGGCGGGATGATCCCGTGGTTGCCGCCCGTATCGAACGACTCCTGGCCCTGGCCGACACGGGTAGTGTGCTGGATGTACTGATGTCCCAGCCCATGCTCGAAGGGGCATTGGCGCAATTCACGGACGTGAGCAGCGGGACGCGTTTCGGCAGCTGGGTCATTCAGCGTCACCTGGGCGTTGGCGGCATGGCCGAGGTTTACCTGGCGCGGCGCGGCCTGGAGGAGGGTGAGCAGTTCGCTGCCCTGAAGCTGATCGCCACCGGCATGGCGCGCCCTGATGCCTTCGGCAAGTTCATCCGCGAGGCGGCGATCCTGTCGCAGCTCAACGATCCGCGTATTGCCCGTCTCATTGACACCGGCCGTGCGGAGGACGGGCGGCCGTGGCTGGCGATGGAATATGTGGACGGTGATCCGCTCGACGTCGGTTGTGACCGTCGCGGCCTTGGCGTCCGCGAGCGCGTCGGATTGCTGATCGAAGTGGCCTTGGCTGTCGACCACGCGCATCGGCATCTGGTGGTCCATCGCGATATCAAGCCGGCCAACGTACTGCTGTGTGCTGACGGAAACGCGATCCGTCTGCTGGATTTCGGTATTGCCAAAGTGCTGGCGCATACCGACCAGGACCCGGCCAGCGCGACCCGGGTCTTCACGCCACATTTCGCCAGCCCCGAGCAGCTGTCGGGTGCGCCAGTGGGGATCGCCAGTGATGTTTACCAGCTTGGCGTGCTGACCTATCTGCTGCTGACCGGAACGCGACCGTTCCGGGCCGTGGACCAGAACCCGGCGGCGTTAGTGGCGGCCATGCAGGAAGGGGCCGTTCCGCCGAGTGTCGCTGTCCTGGCAAATCCCGAACGGCAGCTGGCGCGTACGGGTGTCCGTGCGGAACGCGTGTCGGCCATCCTGGAGGGTGATCTCGACACGATTGTGCGCAAGGCGATGGCCGGCGAGCCGGAACGGCGTTACCTGAGCGCGCGCGACCTGGCAGAAGACCTGATCCGCTGGTGTAACGCAGAAGCCATTGCTGCGCGACCCGATGCCTGGTACCGCGCGACAAAACGGATCCGCAGACACTGGGCCATTGTCACCGCTGCGGCGCTGGTCCTGACCTTGGTCGTCGCGTATGCCTTGACGGTGACGTGGCAACGCGAAGCGTTGCAAGTGGAGCGGGACGCCGCACGCAAGGCTCTGGCCCGCGCCGAGATGACGCGTCGATTCCTGATGCGCGTCATTGGAACGGCCAACCCTGTTGGCGCTCAATCCGGTACACGGAATATCAAGGAAGCATTGATCGAGGCAACCGATGCCGTGGAGACGGAATTTCGCGGCCAGCCGGAAGTCGCTGCCGAGGCCTATGCGGAACTTGGGCAGACATTCCAGGGAATGGAAGATCCGGTGAATGCCGAGCGGGCGTTCCGACGGGCCCTGGATAGCGTGCCGGCCGGTGCGGCGCCCGATGCGCGCACGGTCAGTCTGCTGGCCATTGCCCTGGCCGACCTGGGCCGCGTGGACGACGGCAAGGTATTGATCGACCAGAACCGCGAGCGTATCGCCTTGCATTTCGGAGAGGCCTCCAACGAGCACGTGCTCGCGCTCTACGCCACCGCGCGCGTGGGCAAGGCCTTGCTGAAAAGCGCATCCGACAAGACCGCGCTTGAAGCGGAAATCATCGCAGCGCTCCAGCGTGCACTGGCGCTGCACAACACCTTGCATCCGCCGGCGGCCAACGGGTTGGACCATGAGGTGGACGGCGTGCGGTCTGATATCGAGAGTGCCATCGGTGAGGCGCTGCTGCGCGCTGGAAAGATGGAGGAGGCGGTGGTGTATCTGCGTCGCCACTACGGATTGCAGCTACGCATGCATGGCCCCGCGGCGGCGCGGACGTTGAGTGCCCGCATGAATCTCGCCACGACCTTGCAAAAGCTGGAGAAGTACGCCGAATCCGGCGCACTGCTGGCCGGCCTGGTGGAGGCCATGCGGCGCGCCTACGGCAGTGAACCCAACCGGATGGTCGCATTCGCGCTCGGTGCACTCGGCAATCAGGCGCGACTGACCGGCGCGCATGCGGACGCTGCCGGATACTGGGCCAGCGCCGAAGCCGAAGCGGCGGGCGCGATGGGGGCCGATCACCCGTGGCTGGGCACCGCGCGGTTCCGCCAAGCAGAAGCGCTGGCATTGGACGGGCGACGCGAGGAAGCCATTGCGATGCTGGAAGAGCTCACCCGGCGGCAAGGCAGAACCGATGACCTGGTCACGCGGGCCAGTGCCTTGCTGGCGAGTACGCGTGAAGGCGGCGCTCGGTAG
- a CDS encoding ECF-type sigma factor: MDSETFEENLGAITQMLNGDSGGKGAIDQVFPLVYQELKAIAHRLLARGGSSTVTPTVLVHELYSKLNASEQLSVEGKRHFFSLCARVMKQIIVDYVRQKAADKRSSPGVRVELGDVDAMELGAPENVLAIEVALKVLESRDQRLAQIIEYRVFGGLELEQIAELYGVTLRQIQREWVRARIWLTDSLV; encoded by the coding sequence GTGGACAGCGAAACGTTCGAGGAGAATCTGGGTGCCATCACGCAGATGCTCAACGGCGACTCGGGCGGCAAAGGGGCCATCGACCAGGTCTTCCCGCTGGTTTACCAGGAACTCAAGGCCATTGCCCACCGCCTGCTGGCACGCGGCGGGTCATCCACGGTCACCCCTACCGTGCTGGTGCACGAGCTGTATTCCAAGCTCAATGCGAGCGAACAGCTGAGCGTCGAGGGAAAACGCCACTTTTTCTCCCTGTGCGCGCGGGTCATGAAACAGATCATCGTCGACTACGTTCGCCAGAAGGCGGCCGATAAGCGCAGTTCTCCGGGTGTTCGCGTTGAACTGGGCGATGTGGACGCGATGGAGCTGGGAGCGCCGGAGAACGTGCTCGCCATCGAAGTGGCCCTGAAGGTGCTGGAATCGCGGGACCAGCGCCTGGCCCAGATCATCGAGTACCGGGTCTTTGGCGGACTGGAACTGGAGCAGATTGCAGAGCTCTACGGCGTCACGTTGCGGCAGATACAGCGCGAATGGGTGAGGGCGCGGATCTGGCTGACCGATAGCCTGGTCTGA